In Vibrio cyclitrophicus, one genomic interval encodes:
- a CDS encoding response regulator transcription factor — MSALNLSFEQLLMKQSTSLINSDPKNFQTTWSEASFDVLDWFGIDRLTLYPNSMVLLEEGKTCSVSKAHIPPVDIKSMVGGNYLDYLKLLKTNETYLAFTSNELVSSKNYVLKKLYKEGGRWHCIIPLQLFNQRWGALSFTNFHDNDTTFALEDIQRLKLVCELWLCYWQHSTLARTLKQNENLLEDDSEKLLLLTKKQTKVLALIAQGFSAKECADKLHLSSRTIESHKYRMLGLLNLNSHNDLIQFALRNGLGIAENVHTTR, encoded by the coding sequence GTGTCTGCTTTAAACCTTAGTTTTGAACAACTGTTAATGAAACAATCGACATCTCTCATTAATAGCGATCCAAAAAACTTTCAAACAACTTGGTCAGAAGCAAGCTTTGATGTACTCGATTGGTTTGGGATTGATCGTTTAACACTTTACCCCAATTCAATGGTCTTACTTGAAGAAGGAAAAACGTGCTCAGTTTCCAAAGCACACATACCTCCTGTTGATATAAAGAGTATGGTCGGTGGTAACTACCTTGATTACCTCAAACTTTTAAAAACCAATGAAACTTATCTCGCTTTTACCAGCAACGAACTCGTTTCAAGCAAAAACTACGTGTTAAAGAAGCTCTATAAAGAAGGGGGAAGGTGGCACTGCATCATTCCTTTGCAGCTGTTTAACCAACGCTGGGGTGCATTGTCTTTTACTAACTTTCACGACAACGACACCACCTTCGCTCTTGAAGACATCCAACGCTTAAAGTTAGTCTGTGAACTTTGGCTCTGTTATTGGCAACATTCAACGTTAGCCAGAACACTCAAACAAAACGAAAACTTATTAGAAGATGACAGTGAGAAGCTATTGTTACTCACCAAAAAACAAACCAAGGTTCTGGCGCTAATTGCTCAAGGCTTTAGTGCAAAAGAGTGTGCTGATAAGCTTCACTTAAGCTCGAGAACCATTGAGTCACACAAATACCGCATGTTAGGTTTGCTGAATCTAAACAGTCACAATGACCTTATTCAATTTGCCTTGCGCAATGGTTTAGGTATTGCAGAGAACGTGCACACGACACGTTAA
- a CDS encoding thioredoxin family protein, with amino-acid sequence MRTCAKTLVTALLVMTSFTVLSQTTGWLSVPEHPPVKMRMMSTGQQSDDGSKIQTVLDVVLDGDWKTYWRSPGEGGIPPSWDWSGSTNIESVEWHWPIPKYYEQLDVMTLGYKKHVSFPVTLTLKDNTKPAIFKASFTFPSCTNICVLTDYDIELPIDPQTLALDEEAMFLFNQGMSQSPREANHTSVNGLFWDKSKQQLVTQLTSKDGWDKPMVLIDGQEVIDDFFSQPSVHITDNTMTAVFDVSNWIGEVDLTDRTVSVTVSDTNFAEEMTAQVGSEPIAYQSSNTSFIAMIGFALIGGLILNIMPCVLPVLGMKLNSIIQNQGASNRHIRLSFLASASGVITSFALLALGMTALKMGGNAIGWGIQFQNVWFIGFMLIITLLFSINLLGLFEFRLPSGLNTWMATKGDDSHSGHFVQGMFATLLATPCSAPFLGTAVAYALGASYQELWAIFIALGIGMSAPWLIFALFPSLTKLLPKPGAWMFKVKLVFGLMMFITSLWLTSLLSSFIGKFPTILLSLFIVISVLVWIGMKLGRKVLIPIMATTTLVLGAALIVGSVTADNWATPIVDDLAWQKLDAKQIPQLVDEGKTVFVDVTADWCITCKANKIGVILQDPVYSHLQQEDIVLMKGDWTTPSESVTQYLQSNGRFGVPFNIVYGPSYKSGIPLPVILDSDTVVQAIDAAR; translated from the coding sequence ATGCGTACATGCGCGAAAACCTTAGTCACTGCCCTTTTGGTTATGACGTCATTTACCGTCTTGTCACAGACTACGGGCTGGCTTAGTGTGCCTGAGCATCCGCCTGTAAAGATGCGAATGATGTCGACGGGTCAACAGTCGGATGACGGCTCTAAGATCCAAACCGTGCTCGATGTCGTGCTCGACGGCGACTGGAAAACCTATTGGCGCAGCCCAGGCGAAGGTGGCATTCCGCCAAGCTGGGACTGGTCTGGTTCAACAAACATTGAGTCAGTAGAGTGGCACTGGCCGATACCTAAGTACTACGAGCAGCTAGACGTAATGACGTTGGGCTACAAAAAGCACGTCAGCTTTCCGGTCACACTCACACTGAAAGACAACACTAAGCCAGCCATATTCAAGGCATCGTTCACCTTTCCGTCGTGCACTAATATCTGTGTGTTAACCGATTACGACATCGAACTGCCGATTGACCCACAAACCTTAGCGCTCGATGAAGAAGCCATGTTCTTGTTCAACCAAGGGATGAGCCAATCTCCACGAGAAGCTAACCACACTTCGGTCAATGGTCTATTTTGGGACAAGAGCAAGCAGCAACTGGTCACTCAGCTGACAAGTAAAGATGGCTGGGATAAACCGATGGTGTTGATTGACGGGCAAGAAGTAATTGATGACTTTTTCTCTCAACCAAGCGTCCACATCACAGACAATACAATGACGGCTGTATTTGATGTGAGCAACTGGATCGGTGAAGTCGACCTAACGGACCGCACCGTTAGCGTCACGGTTTCAGATACCAACTTTGCTGAAGAAATGACTGCTCAAGTTGGCTCAGAGCCTATTGCCTATCAATCAAGTAACACCAGCTTTATTGCGATGATTGGCTTTGCTTTAATTGGTGGCTTGATCCTCAACATCATGCCATGTGTGTTGCCAGTATTAGGAATGAAATTAAACAGCATCATTCAAAACCAAGGTGCATCTAATCGTCATATTCGACTCTCATTCTTAGCTTCTGCTTCAGGTGTCATTACATCATTTGCGCTGTTAGCCCTAGGTATGACCGCTCTAAAAATGGGTGGTAATGCGATTGGTTGGGGAATCCAGTTCCAAAATGTTTGGTTCATCGGGTTCATGCTGATCATTACTTTGCTGTTCTCAATTAACCTGCTTGGGTTATTCGAATTCAGACTACCATCAGGTTTAAACACTTGGATGGCAACCAAAGGCGATGACTCACATTCAGGCCACTTTGTTCAAGGTATGTTTGCGACGCTACTAGCAACGCCATGTAGTGCGCCATTCCTAGGAACCGCTGTCGCGTATGCACTTGGAGCAAGCTATCAAGAGTTATGGGCTATCTTCATCGCGCTTGGTATCGGTATGAGTGCGCCTTGGTTGATCTTTGCGCTATTCCCAAGCCTAACCAAATTGCTTCCAAAGCCTGGGGCGTGGATGTTCAAAGTTAAGCTGGTATTTGGCTTAATGATGTTCATCACCAGCCTATGGCTAACAAGCCTCCTTAGCTCATTCATTGGTAAATTCCCAACCATATTGTTGTCACTGTTTATCGTGATTTCAGTACTGGTTTGGATTGGTATGAAACTGGGTCGTAAAGTACTCATACCTATCATGGCAACCACAACCTTGGTGCTTGGTGCTGCATTGATCGTCGGTAGTGTCACCGCTGATAACTGGGCAACTCCGATTGTTGACGATCTCGCTTGGCAAAAGCTGGATGCGAAGCAAATCCCTCAGCTCGTTGATGAAGGCAAAACGGTGTTTGTTGATGTAACTGCTGATTGGTGTATCACTTGTAAAGCCAACAAGATCGGCGTCATCCTTCAAGACCCTGTCTACAGCCACCTACAGCAAGAAGACATTGTGTTGATGAAAGGTGATTGGACAACACCAAGTGAAAGTGTCACTCAATACTTACAAAGTAATGGGCGATTTGGTGTGCCATTTAATATCGTGTATGGCCCAAGCTATAAAAGCGGTATTCCACTGCCCGTGATTCTGGACAGTGACACTGTCGTTCAAGCCATCGATGCTGCGAGATAA
- a CDS encoding DsbA family protein, whose product MKKHLISALILGSLMSTNAFAELNEEQTQQLEEINQFLKENPSTISGLHTSLEQYVAGQEQAKKAQAKSHDWLYNNDAHPITGNTDGKSVIINFTDYNCPFCKRLEKGLVKLASENSDIKVINVYLSFKQQQVSGLNTNAALYAMKVWKDNPEAFPEVDRLLMAKSGSHTKSSLQAVAKKTGTEAQLDTTTEQSNTLMTNHQTFSALGLTGTPTLMMNGQVLPGYVPYDRLKEIVDDTF is encoded by the coding sequence ATGAAAAAGCATCTGATAAGCGCACTGATTTTAGGCTCACTAATGAGTACTAATGCCTTCGCAGAATTAAACGAAGAACAAACTCAACAACTTGAAGAAATTAATCAATTTCTGAAGGAGAATCCTTCTACGATTTCAGGGCTGCATACCAGTTTAGAGCAGTACGTAGCAGGTCAAGAACAGGCGAAGAAAGCCCAAGCGAAAAGCCATGATTGGTTATACAACAATGACGCTCACCCAATCACCGGAAACACAGATGGCAAGTCGGTCATTATTAACTTCACCGACTACAACTGCCCTTTCTGTAAACGCTTAGAAAAAGGCTTAGTTAAACTTGCCTCTGAAAATAGTGACATTAAGGTTATTAATGTGTACTTATCGTTTAAGCAGCAACAGGTTTCGGGCCTAAATACCAACGCAGCGCTATACGCGATGAAAGTATGGAAAGACAACCCAGAAGCGTTCCCTGAAGTAGACCGACTATTGATGGCAAAAAGCGGTAGCCACACAAAATCGTCACTGCAAGCCGTAGCTAAGAAGACGGGAACAGAAGCGCAACTAGACACCACTACAGAACAAAGCAACACGCTAATGACCAACCACCAAACTTTTAGCGCGCTGGGGTTAACTGGCACACCAACATTAATGATGAACGGACAGGTCTTACCGGGTTATGTACCTTACGACCGATTAAAAGAAATCGTGGACGACACTTTTTAA
- a CDS encoding DUF3187 family protein, which produces MFFNKIGHFYSRVNTVISLRTLLPISVSMLSFFHPTTHANNSPMFVYAQSPIHSNVLSTQLRSAQPNRAGTVEFKSSYTQASIWAHTSAYSLDYYQNQSNIAVQWQASPVWKSELDYRVLTAKNNGLDNFVMGFHDLFRIGQNGRDQVAEDQFTMDFHNAGVHVSGFEGDDLTNALTFYNEILLYSRGPMSLSAGGSLFYNNVRSGQFARTSFEQGVQLNYSYITSRHNFFSTVGLVHRNGDDYLVGLEGLSFENVSASWAVGYEYVFNARHSLLLESLNYQGWAKDEPDFSEPSNEVVVGYRYRFNQFAIEALMIENIRNMDNSTDIGFTIGLRFSI; this is translated from the coding sequence GTGTTTTTTAATAAGATCGGGCATTTCTATAGCCGAGTAAACACTGTGATAAGTTTAAGGACATTACTGCCTATTTCAGTCTCGATGTTGAGCTTTTTTCATCCGACTACACACGCAAATAATTCTCCAATGTTTGTGTATGCTCAATCACCCATTCATTCAAATGTACTTTCAACACAACTTCGTTCTGCTCAACCCAATCGAGCGGGAACCGTTGAATTCAAGTCCTCTTATACTCAGGCTAGTATTTGGGCGCACACGAGTGCCTATTCGCTCGATTACTATCAGAACCAGTCAAATATTGCTGTTCAGTGGCAAGCTTCTCCTGTCTGGAAATCCGAGCTGGATTACCGAGTTTTGACTGCAAAAAATAATGGTTTAGACAATTTTGTGATGGGGTTTCATGACCTGTTTCGCATTGGCCAGAATGGTCGCGATCAAGTGGCTGAAGATCAGTTCACCATGGATTTTCATAATGCAGGTGTGCATGTGTCTGGTTTTGAAGGTGATGATTTAACCAACGCACTGACGTTCTACAATGAGATTCTGCTTTATTCTAGGGGGCCAATGTCGCTCTCTGCTGGTGGCTCTTTGTTTTACAACAACGTAAGAAGCGGGCAATTTGCCAGAACAAGCTTCGAACAAGGCGTTCAACTCAATTACAGCTATATCACATCAAGGCATAACTTTTTTTCTACGGTAGGCTTGGTTCACCGTAACGGTGATGACTACTTAGTTGGTTTAGAAGGCTTAAGTTTTGAAAATGTAAGCGCTAGTTGGGCGGTGGGGTATGAGTATGTATTTAACGCTCGGCACAGTTTGTTACTTGAGTCTTTAAATTATCAAGGGTGGGCAAAGGATGAACCCGATTTCTCAGAACCTTCCAATGAAGTAGTTGTGGGTTATCGATATCGTTTTAACCAATTCGCCATCGAAGCCTTGATGATTGAAAACATTCGTAACATGGACAACAGTACTGACATCGGGTTTACGATTGGCTTGCGTTTCTCAATATAA
- a CDS encoding porin — translation MKKTLVALAIASISSSAFAVNTSSQNSQNEDMFAFNPMHKDQFSVSGSFGVGGYYDTGSKAFYDDWATGLTLAVNYRNNRIVGYFETDLMVNYTTDNNVSANDAATAGWTNGIDTGPATDVDKAWLGFDTGFGIASFGWENDTALDKVDGAGDNTYEFGASAGDASDAFNVVKFQGATNGIAYAISYFETDDDHNDADKGVNGYVGIEQEVFSVYAGYEARDDEKDYEVYTVTGSMKLGSMKLGLNSWIDQDDEMKNTGFYFSGGYSLSDDLTIAAGYAFNTNEEDNLSDVDSSYINVAAMYRIADNADMGIDIKQDIEGARSTGNTQYDEETHVFAAAYYYF, via the coding sequence ATGAAAAAGACATTAGTAGCACTTGCGATTGCAAGCATTTCAAGTTCAGCTTTTGCTGTAAACACAAGCAGCCAAAACAGCCAGAACGAAGATATGTTTGCTTTTAACCCAATGCATAAAGATCAGTTCTCAGTATCTGGCTCTTTCGGTGTTGGTGGTTACTACGATACTGGCTCTAAAGCTTTTTACGATGACTGGGCAACAGGCCTTACTCTTGCAGTTAACTACCGTAACAACCGTATTGTTGGTTACTTCGAAACTGACTTAATGGTGAACTACACGACAGACAACAACGTATCTGCGAATGACGCAGCAACAGCTGGTTGGACAAACGGTATCGATACTGGTCCAGCAACAGATGTAGATAAAGCATGGCTAGGTTTCGATACTGGTTTCGGTATCGCTTCATTCGGTTGGGAAAACGACACAGCACTAGACAAAGTGGATGGCGCTGGCGATAACACTTACGAGTTTGGCGCTTCTGCTGGCGATGCTTCTGATGCATTCAACGTAGTTAAATTCCAAGGTGCAACTAATGGTATTGCTTACGCAATCTCTTACTTTGAGACTGATGACGATCATAACGACGCAGACAAAGGTGTGAACGGTTACGTTGGTATCGAGCAGGAAGTATTTAGTGTATACGCAGGTTACGAAGCTCGTGACGATGAGAAAGATTACGAAGTATACACTGTAACCGGTAGCATGAAGTTGGGATCAATGAAGTTAGGTCTTAACTCTTGGATCGATCAGGATGATGAAATGAAGAATACTGGTTTCTACTTCTCTGGTGGATACTCACTGAGTGATGATCTGACCATCGCAGCAGGTTACGCTTTCAATACTAACGAAGAAGACAATCTATCAGACGTAGACTCTTCGTACATCAACGTCGCAGCTATGTACCGTATTGCCGATAACGCAGACATGGGTATCGATATCAAGCAAGACATTGAAGGCGCACGTTCAACTGGTAACACGCAATACGACGAAGAAACACACGTATTCGCTGCTGCATACTACTACTTCTAA
- a CDS encoding RecX family transcriptional regulator, which translates to MDDSQQKTNTRNTTVRKATRIESVMNSAMWHLTQRDMTESELIAKLKVKTDNQEWIDEILGTLKGFGYLKSDQVFAEQFVEQAFSGEFGSRYIVEKLKKKGLTDSVISDAIHKVSFEKSIDEQSILIDRINHYYTSFTMSREKLVATLQKRGFSYQQVKVAIDQHTQSHELKSNIQIKAEKADLEKEVLKYARKGKGLTAIQQELRQRQIDTSELSSLIDRLINEEQLDFYSSCLEQLQKKSYDLNDHKERSKAYAMLSRKGFSSDEIKFALSEGNE; encoded by the coding sequence ATGGATGATTCACAGCAAAAAACGAATACTAGAAATACTACGGTAAGAAAAGCGACACGAATTGAAAGCGTTATGAACTCTGCGATGTGGCATTTAACCCAGAGGGATATGACGGAAAGCGAGCTGATTGCAAAGCTGAAAGTGAAAACCGACAATCAAGAATGGATCGATGAAATTTTGGGTACTCTGAAAGGCTTTGGGTATCTCAAGTCTGACCAAGTGTTTGCAGAACAATTCGTGGAACAAGCATTCTCTGGTGAATTTGGTTCTCGATACATTGTCGAAAAACTGAAGAAGAAAGGCCTGACGGATTCAGTGATTTCTGATGCCATACATAAGGTGTCCTTCGAAAAATCTATTGATGAGCAGAGCATCTTGATAGATCGAATCAACCACTATTACACCAGCTTTACCATGAGCCGTGAAAAGCTGGTTGCGACACTGCAAAAGCGTGGTTTTAGTTATCAGCAGGTAAAAGTCGCGATTGACCAGCACACGCAGTCGCATGAACTGAAGAGTAATATCCAAATCAAAGCTGAGAAAGCGGATTTGGAAAAAGAAGTGCTCAAGTATGCTCGTAAAGGCAAAGGCTTGACCGCTATCCAGCAAGAGCTAAGACAACGACAAATTGACACCAGTGAGTTGTCATCGTTAATCGACCGATTAATTAACGAAGAGCAATTGGATTTTTATTCTTCTTGTTTAGAACAGTTGCAGAAAAAATCCTATGACCTTAACGATCACAAGGAACGTTCAAAGGCTTACGCGATGTTAAGTCGAAAGGGTTTCTCTTCTGACGAGATCAAATTTGCTCTAAGTGAAGGCAATGAGTAG
- a CDS encoding protein disulfide oxidoreductase: MKTPNNEEKPNTTKDQPVKGEAKKPSRLKKWGKELVSMILIVGMVSFAMDFYHSRSMPQGDAIPIVGQSLQGEDIDVIELSKNGKPVIVYFWATWCGACKFVSPTVNSFSDSHQVVSIALSSGPDERVQRYLDAKEYDFPVINDLSGSISRTWGVNVTPSIVIIKDEKISSIATGVTSPIGLWLRTYFA, translated from the coding sequence ATGAAGACTCCCAACAATGAAGAGAAGCCTAACACTACCAAAGACCAGCCTGTAAAGGGTGAGGCTAAAAAGCCAAGTCGTCTTAAGAAGTGGGGAAAGGAACTTGTCTCAATGATACTGATCGTTGGCATGGTTTCGTTTGCTATGGATTTTTATCACAGCAGAAGCATGCCTCAAGGAGATGCGATTCCAATCGTAGGTCAATCACTCCAAGGTGAGGATATTGATGTTATCGAGCTAAGCAAAAATGGTAAGCCAGTCATTGTCTATTTTTGGGCGACTTGGTGTGGTGCCTGCAAATTTGTAAGCCCAACCGTCAATAGCTTCAGCGATTCCCATCAGGTGGTTTCGATCGCTCTATCGTCTGGTCCAGACGAACGTGTCCAGCGCTACTTGGATGCAAAAGAGTATGACTTCCCTGTTATCAATGATCTCTCTGGATCAATCAGCAGAACTTGGGGCGTTAATGTCACTCCAAGCATCGTCATCATCAAAGACGAAAAGATCAGCAGTATCGCAACAGGCGTTACTTCTCCTATAGGGCTGTGGTTAAGAACCTACTTTGCCTAA
- a CDS encoding mechanosensitive ion channel family protein, with protein sequence MIKVWRCLFLMLAFVASGSFAQSVDKIAEVQDQLMLDLTTLETAHDAEKPFLEDILRRKNQALRKEISSQLSSDKKEGLDAVLAQQVELLQHLLSLNEVKIVSMSKDNRSAEGDSKKRLELLIQKRIGMMDDYYQQLSKTLSWSKDRGVDVSAAESQLKTALVSRSQYLTNAILYTDTQRQDLERRLSFVSEDEKATIKTELIRFSERTSVMVASLETSISMMAPFGVDVTSYKRILLATTGDINADVLDVDVALDLLDSWLRSFSSWAFDNTPSFIVKLALFLGILYVTRLIANVARKTVRKSVSHSKMDFSVLMQEFFVSIASKAVVFIGLLIALSQIGIELAPLLTGFGVAGVIIGFALQDTLSNFASGLMILIYRPYDVGDMVKVAGVQGTVKDMSLVSTTIQTIDNQRLVIPNNKIWGDVINNITAERVRRVDMVFGIGYSDDIDKAKAVLNDIIIAHPLVLKKPEHMIKLHTLNTSSVDFVVRPWVKTDDYWDVYWDVTETVKKRFDEEGITIPFPQRDVHVYNHEES encoded by the coding sequence ATGATAAAGGTTTGGCGTTGTCTATTTTTAATGTTGGCGTTTGTTGCATCAGGGAGTTTTGCACAAAGTGTCGATAAAATAGCAGAAGTACAAGACCAGCTAATGCTGGACCTAACAACATTAGAAACAGCGCACGATGCTGAGAAGCCGTTTCTAGAAGATATATTAAGACGAAAGAACCAAGCACTACGTAAAGAGATTTCCTCCCAATTATCATCCGATAAGAAGGAAGGCTTAGACGCTGTTCTTGCCCAACAGGTAGAGCTTTTACAACATTTACTGTCATTGAACGAAGTTAAAATTGTCTCTATGAGCAAAGACAACCGTTCGGCTGAGGGGGATTCAAAAAAGCGTCTTGAATTGTTGATTCAAAAACGTATCGGAATGATGGATGATTACTATCAGCAACTCTCTAAAACCTTAAGTTGGTCAAAAGATCGAGGCGTTGATGTATCGGCTGCGGAAAGTCAGTTAAAAACCGCATTGGTTTCTCGTTCTCAATATCTGACCAATGCGATCCTGTATACCGACACGCAGCGTCAAGATCTAGAGCGTCGCTTGTCTTTTGTTAGTGAAGACGAAAAGGCGACAATAAAAACTGAGTTAATACGTTTCAGCGAACGAACCAGTGTAATGGTTGCCAGCCTAGAGACAAGTATCTCTATGATGGCCCCGTTTGGTGTGGATGTCACTTCGTATAAGCGCATTCTATTAGCGACTACTGGGGACATTAACGCCGATGTGTTGGATGTCGATGTTGCACTGGATCTATTGGATAGCTGGCTTCGATCGTTCAGTTCATGGGCGTTTGACAACACGCCTTCATTTATCGTTAAACTCGCTCTGTTTCTCGGTATTTTATACGTAACTCGCCTCATTGCTAACGTGGCTCGTAAGACTGTTCGTAAGAGTGTCTCGCACTCTAAAATGGACTTTAGCGTATTGATGCAGGAGTTCTTCGTATCCATCGCATCTAAAGCGGTCGTGTTTATTGGTTTGCTTATCGCTCTGTCTCAAATTGGGATTGAGTTAGCGCCACTATTAACCGGTTTCGGTGTTGCGGGTGTCATTATTGGTTTCGCATTGCAAGACACACTATCTAACTTTGCGTCAGGTTTGATGATCTTGATCTATCGTCCTTATGATGTGGGCGACATGGTTAAAGTGGCCGGCGTTCAAGGCACAGTAAAAGATATGAGCTTAGTGTCGACGACCATTCAAACCATCGATAACCAACGCTTGGTGATCCCGAACAACAAGATTTGGGGTGACGTTATTAACAACATCACAGCAGAGCGTGTGAGACGTGTGGACATGGTGTTTGGCATTGGTTATTCCGATGACATCGATAAAGCGAAAGCGGTATTAAACGACATCATCATTGCGCACCCTCTAGTACTTAAAAAGCCAGAACATATGATCAAGCTTCATACCTTGAATACGTCATCTGTCGATTTCGTGGTAAGACCTTGGGTTAAAACAGACGATTACTGGGATGTGTATTGGGATGTGACGGAAACCGTGAAGAAACGCTTCGATGAAGAAGGCATCACTATTCCATTCCCTCAACGTGATGTGCATGTTTACAACCACGAAGAGAGCTAA
- a CDS encoding M3 family oligoendopeptidase codes for MTATNYLNQLNQDYLATHKAKEDFFWDTYMGISDDHDGSTFAQTQWTEFLSSAEKITAIEAQLSAIDEIQDPQEKESTLTGLNGWLATFKSHAIESQQSQKLKADLIKFEAEMFEKKQNHIMTYVNEAGEETEGSLPVLGSTVRTNSTEKVRLSAHQTLLDLEQWLLVNGFIELIKKRNQFAQSLGFKTFFDYSVVKTEQMTTEQLFTILDDFEARTRDSHKQSLVNLTEQKGENALQAHNFTYSFAGDVMNDLDPYVPFSKSLRRWIESFGRLNIEYSQATLKLDLLDRKGKYPNGFCHGPIPSFYDQDTWVAAQVNFTSNAKPDQVGSGYDGINTLFHEGGHAAHFANVKMNAPCFSQEFAPTSMAYAETQSMFCDSLLNDADWLKQYAINADGQAVPDELIKAIIDNKQPFRAYQERSILVVPYFERALYELADEDLTPEKITALARSSEKKILGLACSPRPLMAIPHLLSDEASCAYQGYLLAHMAVYQTRAYFTDKFGYLTDNPEIGPLLAKHYWHQGNSVDHNGTIENLTGEGFNAKYLADECNLSPDEAWGIEEQKIKQLSTRERAPVADLNAKISIVDGTSELTNNDKSNHQMCDEFEQFIVGQYGR; via the coding sequence ATGACTGCAACGAACTATCTCAACCAATTAAATCAAGATTATCTTGCGACTCACAAAGCAAAAGAAGACTTCTTTTGGGATACTTACATGGGAATAAGTGATGACCACGATGGGTCAACATTTGCACAAACCCAGTGGACTGAGTTTCTTAGTTCTGCCGAGAAAATTACTGCTATCGAAGCCCAGCTTTCTGCTATCGATGAGATTCAAGACCCCCAAGAAAAAGAGAGTACGCTAACAGGATTGAATGGTTGGCTAGCAACCTTTAAATCTCACGCGATTGAATCTCAACAATCTCAGAAACTGAAAGCTGACCTCATCAAATTCGAAGCGGAAATGTTTGAGAAAAAACAAAATCACATAATGACTTACGTCAATGAGGCGGGTGAAGAAACAGAAGGCTCGTTGCCCGTTCTAGGTTCAACAGTTAGAACCAATAGTACTGAAAAGGTCAGGCTTTCTGCACACCAAACATTGCTCGACTTAGAACAGTGGTTGCTGGTGAATGGTTTCATTGAGCTAATCAAAAAGCGTAATCAATTTGCTCAATCACTGGGTTTTAAAACCTTTTTTGATTACTCAGTGGTGAAAACCGAACAGATGACGACAGAGCAACTGTTTACGATCCTGGACGACTTCGAAGCACGTACGCGTGATAGCCATAAGCAAAGCCTAGTCAATTTGACAGAGCAGAAAGGAGAGAATGCACTTCAAGCCCACAACTTTACCTACTCTTTTGCAGGTGACGTTATGAATGATCTCGATCCTTATGTTCCATTCTCAAAGTCCCTTCGACGCTGGATTGAATCTTTTGGCCGCCTCAACATAGAATACTCTCAAGCTACATTAAAATTGGATCTGCTTGATCGCAAAGGTAAGTACCCTAATGGCTTCTGCCATGGACCTATCCCTTCTTTCTACGATCAAGACACTTGGGTAGCCGCTCAAGTTAACTTCACAAGCAACGCAAAGCCCGATCAAGTTGGCAGCGGTTATGATGGCATCAATACACTATTTCACGAAGGTGGTCACGCTGCGCACTTTGCTAACGTAAAAATGAATGCACCGTGTTTCTCTCAAGAGTTTGCACCAACCTCGATGGCTTATGCCGAAACACAATCCATGTTTTGTGACAGCTTGTTGAATGACGCCGATTGGCTCAAACAATACGCGATCAATGCAGATGGCCAAGCAGTACCAGATGAGTTAATCAAAGCAATCATCGATAACAAACAACCCTTCAGAGCTTATCAAGAACGCAGCATTTTAGTAGTTCCGTATTTCGAGCGAGCACTTTACGAATTGGCGGATGAAGATCTGACACCTGAAAAAATTACAGCTCTTGCTCGTAGCAGTGAGAAAAAGATTCTTGGATTGGCTTGTAGCCCTCGCCCATTAATGGCGATCCCGCACCTATTGTCGGATGAAGCCTCTTGCGCGTATCAAGGTTACCTGTTGGCTCATATGGCGGTGTATCAAACTCGTGCGTATTTCACCGACAAGTTTGGATACTTAACGGATAACCCAGAGATCGGGCCTTTGCTAGCTAAGCACTATTGGCACCAAGGAAATAGCGTGGATCATAATGGGACAATCGAAAACCTGACAGGGGAAGGTTTTAATGCCAAATACCTCGCTGACGAGTGCAACTTATCGCCAGATGAAGCTTGGGGTATTGAGGAGCAAAAAATCAAACAACTGTCGACAAGAGAGCGTGCGCCAGTTGCTGATTTGAATGCGAAGATATCGATCGTTGATGGGACAAGCGAGTTAACGAATAATGACAAATCAAACCATCAGATGTGTGATGAGTTTGAGCAATTCATCGTTGGGCAATACGGGCGATAA